The following are encoded together in the Acinetobacter radioresistens DSM 6976 = NBRC 102413 = CIP 103788 genome:
- a CDS encoding amidase has product MKIQEYMQYDGLGLAHLVKNKQVQASELLELAIQRVEIANPELNAIIIPMYEYAQKRTKLDLNGPFAGVPFLVKDLFQEYKGIPTSYGCQALKKLPYIPEFNAEIVNRWENTGIITLGRTNTPEFGIKGITEPDAWGSCANPWHLKHNSGGSSGGSASAVAAGIVPVAGAGDGGGSIRIPASYCGLFGLKPSRGRTPWGPGMSEAMHGAAMQHVLTRTVRDSAAMLDATQGFESSSLFKIEAPLQPYSEVIQQPPKQLKIAFSTVSPIGTPVSKDAVNAIQHTAKILESLGHIVIEDQPAIDGMALAKDFITTWFSQFSYMLAQIKQQTHAKDQDFELDSLALAAFGAQTSANEYIHNLNNWGDYVRQMNYFFDQYDLYLIPATASVAPRNGEVTTPSWQKPILKMLIKLGKAHYLVRGKLVEQIIRENLKWVPFTQLANITGLPAMSVPLYWNKENLPLGSQFIAPFAREDLLFQLAAQLEQAQPWISKYQEIKV; this is encoded by the coding sequence ATGAAAATTCAAGAATATATGCAATATGATGGCTTGGGACTAGCTCATCTTGTTAAGAATAAACAGGTACAGGCTTCCGAACTTTTAGAACTTGCTATACAACGCGTAGAAATTGCAAACCCTGAGCTCAATGCAATTATTATTCCTATGTATGAGTATGCTCAAAAGCGGACAAAACTGGATTTAAATGGTCCATTTGCCGGTGTACCTTTTTTAGTAAAAGACCTGTTTCAAGAATACAAAGGCATACCGACCAGTTATGGCTGTCAGGCATTAAAAAAGCTCCCCTACATTCCCGAGTTTAATGCGGAGATTGTAAATCGCTGGGAGAATACAGGTATTATTACATTAGGCCGCACCAATACACCTGAATTTGGTATCAAAGGAATTACTGAACCAGATGCATGGGGGAGCTGTGCTAACCCATGGCATTTAAAACACAACAGTGGCGGTTCTTCTGGTGGTTCTGCCTCAGCTGTAGCAGCAGGTATTGTACCGGTAGCAGGTGCAGGAGATGGTGGAGGTTCTATCCGGATTCCTGCATCCTATTGTGGTTTGTTCGGACTTAAACCTAGTCGTGGTCGTACGCCATGGGGCCCTGGTATGAGTGAGGCCATGCACGGCGCAGCTATGCAGCATGTTCTGACACGAACAGTACGAGATAGTGCAGCTATGCTTGATGCAACACAAGGATTTGAATCTAGCTCGCTCTTTAAAATTGAGGCTCCTTTACAGCCTTATAGTGAAGTTATTCAGCAGCCACCCAAGCAATTAAAAATAGCTTTTTCTACTGTTTCACCTATTGGTACACCAGTTTCTAAAGATGCTGTTAATGCAATTCAGCATACTGCTAAAATTTTAGAGTCTTTAGGGCATATTGTTATAGAAGACCAGCCCGCAATCGATGGTATGGCCTTAGCCAAAGATTTTATTACGACATGGTTTAGCCAGTTCTCTTATATGTTGGCACAGATCAAGCAGCAGACTCATGCTAAAGATCAGGATTTTGAACTGGATTCTCTAGCCTTGGCTGCTTTTGGAGCACAAACTAGTGCTAATGAGTATATTCATAATCTCAATAACTGGGGCGATTATGTCAGACAAATGAATTATTTTTTTGATCAGTATGATCTTTATTTAATACCAGCTACTGCTTCAGTAGCCCCTAGAAATGGAGAGGTTACCACACCAAGCTGGCAAAAACCGATCCTGAAAATGTTAATTAAATTAGGTAAAGCACATTATCTTGTACGCGGAAAACTGGTCGAACAAATTATTCGTGAAAATCTGAAATGGGTACCCTTTACCCAGCTGGCAAATATTACTGGACTTCCAGCAATGTCAGTTCCACTATATTGGAACAAGGAAAATCTCCCACTAGGTTCGCAATTTATTGCACCGTTTGCCCGTGAAGACCTCCTCTTCCAATTGGCTGCTCAGTTAGAACAGGCTCAACCATGGATAAGCAAGTATCAAGAAATTAAGGTCTAG
- the fumC gene encoding class II fumarate hydratase produces MQTRIEHDTMGEVEVSNEALWGAQTQRSLQNFKIGQERLPRPMIRAMGLVKKAAAMTNAELGQITDEISGYIVGAAEEVIEGKWDAQFPLVVWQTGSGTQSNMNCNEVIANIANQKLGNALGSQKPVHPNDHVNRAQSTNDSFPTAIHVAASLQINELLIPAVTRLKDTLERKSEEFKDIVKIGRTHLQDATPLTLGQEFSGYVSQLDHGLKRLNQALEGLYELPLGGTAVGTGLNAHPQYAEKAATRLSQFTGLPFITAPNKFEALAGRDAAVFASGALKTLATSLNKIANDIRWLASGPRCGLGELYIPENEPGSSIMPGKVNPTQSEAMTMVVAQVLGNDTTINIAGASGNFELNVFMPVIAFNLLQSIQLLGDACNSFNDNCALGIEPNREKIDYFLHNSLMLVTALNPVIGYENAAKVAKTAYKQGKTLKQVAVELNLVTEQQFDEVVRPEKMVSPNTK; encoded by the coding sequence ATGCAAACTCGAATCGAACACGACACTATGGGTGAGGTTGAAGTCTCGAATGAAGCTTTATGGGGAGCTCAAACACAGCGCAGTTTGCAGAACTTTAAAATTGGACAGGAACGTCTGCCGCGTCCTATGATTCGTGCAATGGGGCTGGTTAAAAAGGCGGCAGCAATGACCAATGCCGAACTTGGCCAGATCACAGATGAAATTTCTGGTTATATCGTTGGTGCTGCTGAAGAGGTGATTGAAGGTAAATGGGATGCCCAGTTTCCGCTAGTTGTATGGCAAACTGGCTCAGGCACCCAGAGTAATATGAACTGTAATGAGGTAATTGCCAATATTGCCAACCAGAAATTGGGAAATGCTTTAGGTTCACAAAAGCCGGTTCATCCAAACGATCATGTAAATCGGGCCCAATCTACTAATGATTCATTTCCGACTGCAATTCATGTAGCAGCCAGTTTGCAAATTAATGAACTTCTTATACCGGCGGTCACCAGATTAAAAGATACCTTAGAACGAAAATCTGAAGAATTTAAAGATATTGTTAAGATTGGTCGTACCCATTTGCAGGATGCAACCCCCTTAACGTTAGGTCAAGAATTTAGTGGCTATGTATCACAGTTAGATCATGGATTAAAACGTCTGAATCAGGCTCTTGAAGGATTGTACGAATTGCCACTAGGGGGTACGGCAGTAGGAACAGGTTTAAATGCTCATCCCCAATATGCTGAAAAAGCTGCAACGCGACTGTCACAGTTCACCGGCTTGCCTTTTATCACAGCCCCTAACAAATTTGAGGCTTTGGCAGGCCGTGATGCAGCTGTATTTGCATCAGGTGCTTTAAAGACGCTTGCTACAAGCCTAAACAAGATTGCTAATGATATTCGCTGGCTGGCAAGTGGGCCACGTTGTGGCTTGGGAGAGTTATATATTCCTGAAAATGAACCGGGCTCAAGTATTATGCCTGGAAAAGTGAACCCGACCCAAAGTGAAGCTATGACTATGGTGGTTGCTCAGGTATTGGGCAATGACACTACAATTAATATTGCTGGAGCTTCAGGGAACTTTGAGTTAAATGTTTTTATGCCAGTGATTGCATTCAATTTATTACAATCAATCCAGCTTCTAGGTGATGCATGTAATAGTTTTAATGATAACTGTGCACTAGGTATAGAGCCAAATCGTGAAAAAATAGATTATTTCTTGCATAACTCGCTTATGCTTGTGACGGCTTTAAATCCAGTGATTGGATATGAAAATGCGGCCAAAGTAGCTAAAACAGCTTATAAACAAGGAAAGACACTAAAGCAGGTTGCTGTAGAACTTAATCTGGTCACTGAACAGCAATTTGATGAAGTGGTCAGACCGGAAAAAATGGTTTCACCAAATACTAAGTAA
- a CDS encoding NAD-dependent epimerase/dehydratase family protein — protein sequence MILVTGGLGFIGSHVVLNLLAQGQEVIIVDNLANANLQTLERLEYIFGMYVPFVKIDVRNTPALNKVFEQYSVDAVIHAAAFKSLEESRLKPLEYYNDNVSCIMSLLRSMQRTGVRSLVHLSSLAVYGKSGLDLTEDEPFNYTYPNPYVKSQQMVEEIIYDTYKTDNEWKIAILRLGNVAGAFEHGVLGEYVTPLPKNIMPMAMQAAAMQREYIELQRHANTEDQTVERSFLHVLDACDAIISSLLWLQNQYHCCEAFNIAGEKVVSIQALLDQVATYTQSDIRTIDATHKLDELEQLGANLNKARIQLQWGPKRTLKQMIEDEWRFYQNTLQGQ from the coding sequence ATGATTTTAGTGACTGGTGGTTTAGGCTTTATCGGCTCGCATGTAGTTTTAAACTTGCTAGCTCAAGGGCAAGAGGTCATTATTGTTGATAATCTGGCCAATGCTAATTTGCAAACTCTGGAAAGACTTGAATACATTTTTGGAATGTATGTGCCATTTGTAAAAATTGATGTACGTAATACGCCTGCCCTGAATAAAGTTTTTGAACAGTATTCAGTTGATGCTGTGATTCATGCTGCTGCATTCAAGTCTCTTGAAGAATCTAGATTAAAACCACTTGAATATTACAATGATAATGTCAGTTGTATTATGAGTCTGTTACGTTCAATGCAGCGCACAGGTGTCCGCTCTCTAGTACATTTATCTTCTTTGGCCGTATATGGTAAATCCGGTTTGGATCTCACAGAAGATGAGCCATTTAACTATACCTATCCAAATCCTTATGTTAAATCTCAACAGATGGTTGAAGAGATTATTTATGATACTTATAAAACAGATAATGAATGGAAAATAGCTATTTTAAGGCTGGGTAATGTGGCGGGAGCTTTTGAACACGGAGTTTTAGGTGAATATGTGACACCTTTACCAAAAAACATTATGCCGATGGCTATGCAGGCCGCAGCAATGCAACGGGAATATATTGAATTACAGCGTCATGCAAATACAGAGGATCAGACTGTAGAGCGAAGTTTTTTACATGTACTTGATGCATGTGATGCAATAATTTCTAGTTTGCTCTGGCTGCAAAATCAATATCATTGTTGTGAAGCATTTAATATTGCCGGAGAGAAAGTAGTTTCTATACAAGCTCTATTAGATCAGGTAGCGACTTATACTCAATCAGACATTCGTACCATCGATGCAACCCATAAACTCGATGAGCTTGAACAGTTAGGTGCTAATTTGAATAAAGCTAGAATTCAGCTTCAGTGGGGACCTAAACGCACCTTGAAACAGATGATTGAGGATGAGTGGCGTTTTTATCAGAATACACTACAAGGGCAATAA
- the accC gene encoding acetyl-CoA carboxylase biotin carboxylase subunit, whose protein sequence is MLQKVLIANRGEIALRITRACKTLGIKTVGIYSDADKDLMHLRFCDEAVCIGPGTSSESYLNIPAIITAAEITGADAIHPGYGFLSENAEFAEIVESSGFIFIGPRPEHIRLMGNKVSAIMAMKKSGVPTVPGSAHAVTTNNALAEAKEIGFPLIVKAASGGGGRGMRIVERVDTLLESVQAAQRDAEMWFGDDTVYMERFLQKPRHVEVQILGDGNGHAIHLYDRDCSLQRRHQKVLEEAPAPFLPEQARADILEACVNACKLMQYRGAGTFEFLFEDGEFFFIEMNTRVQVEHPVTEMVTGVDIIEQQLRIAAGIGLDLQQEDIKVRGHAIECRINAEDPSTFMPSPGKIEQFYAPGGAGIRLDSHIYPGYSIPPYYDSMIAKLISHGKDRETAIARMKQALDEMILSGIKTNIPLHKDLILQDKNFCSQAMDIHYLEKHLLKQLEGQQEATKAS, encoded by the coding sequence ATGTTGCAGAAAGTTTTAATTGCAAACCGAGGTGAGATTGCCTTGCGCATCACCCGGGCTTGTAAAACTTTAGGAATTAAAACCGTTGGTATTTATTCCGATGCCGACAAGGATCTGATGCATCTACGCTTTTGTGATGAAGCAGTATGTATAGGGCCTGGTACCAGCAGTGAAAGCTATCTAAATATTCCGGCTATTATTACAGCAGCAGAGATTACCGGTGCAGATGCAATTCATCCGGGTTATGGTTTTTTATCTGAAAATGCTGAATTTGCAGAAATCGTAGAAAGTTCAGGATTCATTTTTATTGGTCCACGTCCTGAACATATTCGCCTGATGGGTAATAAAGTTTCAGCAATCATGGCGATGAAAAAATCTGGTGTACCGACCGTACCTGGTTCAGCTCATGCTGTAACGACCAATAATGCTCTTGCTGAAGCAAAAGAAATCGGTTTTCCGCTGATTGTTAAAGCTGCCTCAGGCGGTGGTGGCCGTGGTATGCGTATTGTCGAGCGTGTAGACACTCTGCTTGAATCTGTCCAAGCTGCCCAGCGTGATGCTGAAATGTGGTTTGGTGATGACACGGTTTATATGGAGCGTTTTCTGCAAAAACCTCGTCATGTAGAAGTTCAGATTTTGGGTGATGGCAATGGTCATGCCATTCATCTTTATGACCGTGACTGCTCTTTACAGCGCCGTCATCAGAAAGTTCTAGAAGAAGCACCTGCACCATTTCTGCCAGAACAGGCACGTGCAGATATTCTTGAAGCATGTGTGAATGCTTGCAAATTAATGCAATACCGTGGCGCAGGAACATTCGAGTTTTTATTTGAAGATGGTGAGTTCTTCTTTATTGAAATGAATACGCGAGTTCAGGTTGAACATCCGGTGACTGAAATGGTAACGGGTGTAGATATTATTGAACAGCAGTTGCGTATTGCAGCAGGTATCGGGCTTGATCTTCAACAGGAAGATATTAAAGTACGCGGCCATGCAATCGAATGTCGAATCAATGCAGAAGATCCTTCAACCTTTATGCCGTCACCAGGTAAAATCGAGCAATTTTATGCTCCAGGTGGCGCAGGTATCCGCTTAGATTCACACATATATCCAGGCTACAGTATTCCACCTTATTATGACTCTATGATTGCCAAGCTGATTTCACACGGTAAAGATCGTGAAACTGCAATTGCCCGGATGAAACAGGCACTAGATGAAATGATTCTTTCTGGAATTAAAACCAATATTCCATTGCATAAAGATCTTATTTTACAAGATAAGAATTTCTGTAGCCAAGCTATGGATATTCACTATCTGGAAAAGCATTTACTTAAACAGCTTGAAGGTCAGCAAGAGGCCACCAAAGCCAGCTAG
- a CDS encoding GNAT family N-acetyltransferase, which yields MLRIERIDPQSKAWQDFIVLCCEYFQRHWPTVYTNNSETKIQELISSDLKQRFRQGDRGFFIMYLNDEPVAIANAWLGKDDDIILNVAEFYVRDEYHRHGFGKALWRNVISWGQSLGAVLVELETDELKPANFFWKSLGLTVTHTAPRLRYSLTLVNK from the coding sequence ATGCTAAGGATAGAACGTATTGATCCCCAATCGAAAGCGTGGCAGGATTTTATTGTATTGTGCTGTGAATATTTTCAGCGTCACTGGCCGACTGTCTACACTAATAATAGTGAAACCAAAATTCAAGAACTGATCTCATCCGATTTGAAGCAACGATTTAGGCAGGGAGATCGAGGATTTTTTATTATGTATCTCAACGATGAACCTGTTGCCATTGCTAATGCCTGGCTTGGCAAAGATGATGATATTATCCTAAATGTTGCAGAGTTTTATGTCCGTGATGAATACCATCGGCATGGTTTTGGAAAAGCGCTATGGCGGAATGTAATAAGTTGGGGGCAGAGTCTTGGCGCCGTTCTTGTCGAACTTGAAACCGATGAGCTTAAACCCGCAAATTTTTTCTGGAAATCTCTAGGACTTACTGTGACTCATACCGCTCCAAGGCTTCGCTATAGCTTGACCCTCGTTAATAAGTAA
- the aroQ gene encoding type II 3-dehydroquinate dehydratase, with amino-acid sequence MSSTILVIHGPNLNLLGKREPEVYGRLSLQDINQSLTLHAQKAGFSLNTFQSNWEGAIVDRIHQAQDDGTQFIIINPAALTHTSVALRDALLGVALPYIEVHLSNVHARETFRHHSYLSDKAVGVICGLGAKGYHFALDYAIEKIKPSSHQS; translated from the coding sequence ATGAGTTCAACCATTTTGGTTATTCATGGACCGAATTTAAATTTGCTAGGTAAACGTGAACCGGAAGTATATGGTCGTCTTAGCCTTCAGGATATCAATCAAAGTCTGACTTTACATGCTCAAAAAGCAGGATTTTCTCTGAATACTTTTCAAAGCAATTGGGAAGGTGCAATTGTTGACCGGATTCATCAGGCTCAAGATGATGGTACACAGTTTATTATTATCAACCCTGCTGCACTGACGCACACTTCAGTAGCTTTACGCGATGCCTTGCTTGGCGTTGCGCTTCCTTATATTGAAGTCCATCTTTCTAATGTGCATGCCCGCGAAACTTTTCGTCATCATTCTTATTTATCCGACAAAGCAGTCGGTGTGATCTGTGGTTTAGGAGCAAAAGGCTATCATTTTGCTCTGGACTATGCGATCGAAAAAATTAAACCCTCTTCTCACCAATCATAA
- a CDS encoding TusE/DsrC/DsvC family sulfur relay protein, which produces MNLKLDQDGHLVDYTLWNEEVAQQLAKSLELELTPWHFRVLQAVRQFYHQYGHSPATRPLIKYLIKTLDDPLIDNALLQEKFNTGLVARHLSRLAGIPKPANCL; this is translated from the coding sequence ATGAATCTTAAACTGGATCAGGACGGCCATCTGGTCGATTATACGTTGTGGAATGAAGAGGTTGCTCAGCAACTGGCAAAATCACTGGAGCTTGAATTAACTCCTTGGCACTTCAGAGTCTTACAAGCCGTACGTCAGTTTTACCATCAGTATGGGCATTCTCCTGCCACCCGCCCGCTAATTAAGTATCTGATCAAGACTCTGGATGATCCATTAATTGATAATGCCCTTTTACAGGAAAAATTTAATACCGGCCTAGTTGCTCGGCACTTGAGCCGTCTTGCTGGTATTCCTAAACCTGCTAACTGCCTTTAA
- the accB gene encoding acetyl-CoA carboxylase biotin carboxyl carrier protein gives MDIRKTKKLIDLMIESDLQAIEVKEGDQSIALTRRMPVVAAAATPAMPTPAASAPAAKAPRGAVETSPMVGVFYAAPSPGEAPFVKIGQTVSAGDTLGIIEAMKIMNPIEATQSGVIEEILVKNGEVIQFGQPLFRYRA, from the coding sequence ATGGATATCCGCAAAACCAAGAAACTCATCGACTTGATGATTGAATCCGACCTGCAGGCGATTGAAGTCAAAGAAGGCGATCAGTCTATCGCCCTGACACGCCGTATGCCGGTCGTTGCAGCGGCGGCTACTCCTGCGATGCCAACTCCAGCTGCATCAGCCCCTGCAGCTAAAGCACCACGTGGTGCAGTAGAAACGTCTCCAATGGTCGGCGTGTTCTATGCAGCACCAAGCCCAGGTGAAGCGCCATTTGTTAAAATTGGCCAGACTGTTTCTGCCGGTGATACGTTAGGTATTATTGAAGCAATGAAAATCATGAATCCGATTGAAGCCACTCAAAGCGGTGTAATTGAAGAAATTCTGGTCAAAAATGGTGAAGTCATCCAGTTTGGTCAACCATTATTCCGCTATCGCGCTTAA
- the tusD gene encoding sulfurtransferase complex subunit TusD, which produces MSTLLLITSAPTSIYAWHALGLAQALKTKDENFRVFFYQDGVMVANSLQWLPDDQRSLTHEWQKLNIRLPVCVSAALARGITDEQNAQRHQISQYNLAQGFELVGLGELADAVQSAQRLIQF; this is translated from the coding sequence ATGAGTACCTTACTACTAATTACCTCTGCTCCGACTTCAATATATGCCTGGCATGCACTTGGTCTTGCTCAGGCCTTAAAAACTAAAGATGAAAACTTTCGTGTATTTTTTTACCAAGATGGTGTAATGGTAGCCAATAGCTTGCAATGGTTACCAGATGATCAGCGCAGTTTGACTCACGAGTGGCAAAAACTAAATATTCGCTTACCGGTATGTGTCAGTGCAGCACTAGCACGTGGCATTACTGATGAGCAGAATGCACAGCGTCATCAGATCAGTCAATACAACCTTGCTCAGGGATTTGAACTGGTTGGATTAGGTGAACTGGCAGATGCCGTACAGTCTGCTCAACGTTTAATTCAATTCTAA